In Chiloscyllium plagiosum isolate BGI_BamShark_2017 chromosome 18, ASM401019v2, whole genome shotgun sequence, a single genomic region encodes these proteins:
- the trh gene encoding pro-thyrotropin-releasing hormone has protein sequence MLNGYKCAAFDRQRQTRSSNDIGSRKAQSETRPSTEDRAWYRQNVPELPDRAAQTFYFLVLFLTPPPPPPCYCTEMRSVWFLLLLGYLSLHKSVTASEHTAAGEDRLGAEAEPLEKMIQGAETVLIRSILEEGRNGDALGADSPPAERVLKRQHPGKRLVGDLEKRQHPGKRQPGQDEEDGGWAPEKRQHPGRRELDGVPLEVQARQHPGRRELDGVPLEVQARQHPGRRSTYEPLPGESTARQLDTFLGELSKRQHPGKRSVMYGQRPGHWSWQENGDDSGESQYNSPQYLEAAGGSSEFLSPCDLQESGSCSKVNSLLALLSNTNKDKAEVKRQHPGRRLASDEEMQGRA, from the exons atgctaAACGGCTATAAATGTGCAGCCTTCGATCGTCAGAGGCAAACACGTTCCTCGAACGATATTGGGAGCAGAAAAGCTCAGTCCGAGACAAGACCTTCGACAGAGGACCGAGCCTGGTACAGACAGAACGTACCTGAACTTCCGGACAG GGCGGCCCAaactttttattttcttgttctcttcctcacccccccaccaccaccgccCTGCTATTGCACCGAGATGAGGTCGGTATGGTTCCTGCTGCTGCTGGGTTACCTCAGCCTTCACAAGTCTGTGACCGCGAGTGAGCACACGGCGGCGGGCGAGGACAGACTGGGGGCAGAGGCAGAGCCGCTGGAGAAGATGATTCAGGGAGCGGAGACCGTCCTCATTCGCTCCATTCTGGAGGAAGGGCGGAATGGTGACG CTTTAGGTGCGGACTCGCCACCTGCAGAGCGGGTCCTCAAGCGGCAGCACCCTGGGAAGCGGCTGGTAGGAGACCTGGAGAAAAGGCAGCACCCTGGCAAACGCCAACCCGGGCAGGACGAGGAGGACGGAGGCTGGGCACCAGAGAAGAGGCAGCACCCGGGGAGGAGAGAGCTGGATGGGGTGCCCCTGGAGGTGCAGGCAAGGCAGCACCCGGGGAGGAGAGAGCTGGATGGGGTGCCCCTGGAGGTGCAGGCAAGGCAACATCCAGGGAGGAGGTCAACCTATGAGCCCCTCCCGGGGGAGAGCACGGCCCGCCAGCTGGACACCTTCCTGGGAGAGCTCTCCAAGCGCCAACACCCCGGCAAGAGATCCGTGATGTATGGCCAGCGTCCTGGCCACTGGAGCTGGCAGGAGAATGGTGACGACTCTGGGGAAAGCCAGTACAACTCACCACAGTACCTGGAGGCAGCCGGCGGCAGCAGTGAGTTCCTGTCCCCCTGTGATCTCCAGGAGTCTGGGAGCTGCAGCAAAGTCAATTCTCTGTTAGCCTTGCTCAGCAATACCAACAAGGATAAGGCAGAGGTAAAGAGGCAGCACCCTGGTAGGAGGCTCGCTTCAGATGAAGAGATGCAGGGAAGAGCCTGA